Proteins encoded by one window of Candidatus Eisenbacteria bacterium:
- a CDS encoding CpaF family protein → MSIRDRFRRPSATNAPSTTPTAEQESPNGRASVVAPQVDEYTELKRRLHRDIIGKLNMQMLDGLDEARRRDQVESLARRLLTEQDVRITRSDEERLIQELLHDTFDLGPITPFLLDEEISDILVNTHRQVYVERLGRLEMTGVQFRDDAHLRLIIDRIISRVGRRIDESTPLVDARLPDGSRVNAIIPPAALDGPILSIRRFRRRALSIDNLLELGSITEPMARLLRGAIRARINMLITGGTGSGKTTLLNILSRYIPDGERIVTIEDSAELMLQQPHVVRLETRPPNIEGKGQITQRDLVRNSLRMRPDRIVVGEVRGDEVLDMLQAMNTGHDGSLTTIHSNGPRDALHRLENLVLMAGHALQDKAIREQVASALQIIVHVSRVSDGTRKVLSIAEITGMEGPVVTMQEIFKFHRTGTKANGQVEGRFEATGVVPHFVDQIKLAGVDVTGIFERGAK, encoded by the coding sequence ATGAGCATTCGCGATCGTTTCCGCCGCCCGTCCGCGACCAACGCGCCGTCGACCACGCCCACGGCCGAGCAGGAGTCGCCCAACGGACGCGCTTCCGTCGTCGCGCCCCAGGTGGACGAGTACACGGAGCTGAAGCGCCGGCTCCATCGCGACATCATCGGCAAGCTGAACATGCAGATGCTGGATGGACTGGACGAAGCCCGCCGCCGGGACCAGGTGGAGTCGCTGGCGCGACGGCTCCTGACCGAGCAGGACGTTCGCATCACGCGCTCGGACGAGGAGCGGCTCATCCAGGAGCTCCTCCACGACACCTTCGATCTGGGGCCGATCACGCCCTTCCTCCTCGACGAGGAGATCTCGGACATCCTCGTGAACACGCACCGTCAGGTGTACGTGGAGCGCCTGGGCCGCCTGGAGATGACGGGCGTCCAGTTCCGTGACGACGCGCACCTCCGGCTCATCATCGACCGCATCATCTCGCGGGTGGGGCGCCGGATCGACGAGTCGACCCCGCTCGTGGACGCGCGCCTTCCGGACGGATCGCGCGTGAACGCGATCATTCCTCCCGCCGCGCTGGACGGCCCGATCCTCTCGATCCGCCGGTTCCGGCGCCGCGCGCTCTCGATCGACAACCTCCTGGAGCTGGGCTCGATCACGGAGCCGATGGCGCGCCTCCTGCGCGGCGCCATCCGGGCCCGGATCAACATGCTCATCACCGGGGGCACCGGCTCCGGCAAGACGACGCTCCTCAACATCCTCTCGCGCTACATCCCGGACGGGGAGCGCATCGTGACGATCGAGGACTCGGCCGAGCTCATGCTGCAGCAGCCGCACGTGGTGCGCCTCGAGACGCGGCCGCCGAACATCGAGGGCAAGGGCCAGATCACCCAGCGCGATCTCGTGCGCAACTCGCTCCGTATGCGTCCCGACCGGATCGTGGTCGGCGAGGTGCGAGGCGACGAGGTGCTGGACATGCTCCAGGCCATGAACACGGGCCATGACGGCTCGCTCACGACGATCCACTCGAACGGACCGCGTGACGCGCTGCACCGCCTCGAGAACCTGGTCCTCATGGCCGGACACGCGCTCCAGGACAAGGCCATTCGCGAGCAGGTCGCTTCGGCGCTCCAGATCATCGTCCACGTCTCGCGCGTCTCGGACGGCACGAGGAAGGTCCTGAGCATCGCCGAGATCACGGGCATGGAAGGTCCGGTCGTCACGATGCAGGAGATCTTCAAGTTCCACCGCACCGGCACGAAGGCGAACGGCCAGGTCGAGGGTCGCTTCGAGGCCACGGGCGTGGTGCCTCACTTCGTGGACCAGATCAAGCTGGCCGGTGTCGACGTGACCGGCATCTTCGAGCGGGGGGCGAAATGA